A genomic segment from Vidua macroura isolate BioBank_ID:100142 chromosome Z, ASM2450914v1, whole genome shotgun sequence encodes:
- the CCDC112 gene encoding coiled-coil domain-containing protein 112: MAALAPAVAAAAGRLQNESCSSTAGAGRQVQSWKIKTERAKKVEFIRTAEKLKAQLANTEKEKTGHLYNRKSDFRVDYRLLEELEHSMTVSRKMEKAKILQQLSKIQSNVKKLQQQLKDVKPIPEFVDKIKEMMEEIENAINAFKEEQRQIYQQLLKEEKAVINELSFFERKVELWALGSSTAEKVWKLPSARITVDKTLENHLPKEVMEFERFLQRTGGWQGGWDDYDHQNFLKIRTKYRGRLSYMDEALKHLSGRTKEDIEQHDKWYQEYVILHERKKESIKKWKEKQQQEKERNLKEKEKSEKMLKERWLQHEEAQKQKAEEERKRKQATVEVWNKQKVVAFEIDQASQLKLEEKAKKQQKERQSHVKLLLERNTLQKKVKEELEKLENEKKEEAEKEGRKKIAAEVSKFQEHDLHKLELSILQKHAKEIEKQEREKRLAKLREKVEVRVTRDRSRLNQPSKGWQERRAVPAWRGGS, encoded by the exons ATGGCCGCGCTGGCcccggcggtggcggcggcggcagggCGGCTCCAG AATGAGAGCTGTTCCAGTACTGCAGGTGCTGGCCGACAGGTTCAGAGCTGGAAGATCAAAACTGAACGAGCTAAGAAAGTTGAATTCATAAGAACTGCAGAAAAGCTAAAAGCTCA GcttgcaaatacagaaaaagaaaaaacggGACACCTTTATAATAGGAAGAGTGATTTCAGGGTAGACTATAGATTGCTAGAGGAACTGGAACACAGCATGACTGTGAGcaggaaaatggaaa AAGCTAAAATCCTGCAGCAGCTATCAAAAATACAAAGCAACGTGAAGAAACTTCAGCAGCAATTGAAAGATGTGAAGCCTATACCAGAGT ttgTTGACAAGATCAAGGAAATGATGGAAGAAATTGAAAATGCAATCAATGCTTTTAAAGAGGAACAGAGGCAAAT ATATcaacagcttttgaaagaggaaaaagctgtcaTTAATGAGCTCAGTTTCTTTGAGAGAAAAGTGGAACTGTGGGCATTAGGGAGctcaacagcagaaaaagttTGGAAATTACCATCAGCCAGGATCACAGTTgataaaacactggaaaatcATCTACCCAAAGAAGTAATGGAGTTTGAAAGATTTCTTCAGCGAACAGGAGGGTGGCAAGGAGGCTGGGATGATTATGATCatcaaaattttctgaaaatacgGACAAAATATAGAGGAAGGCTATCTTACATGGATGAAGCCCTTAAGCATCTCAGTGGAAGAACAAAAGAAGATATAGAACAGCATGACAAATGGTATCAGGAATATGTAATTTtacatgaaagaaagaaagag TCAATtaaaaagtggaaagaaaagcagcagcaagaaaaagaaagaaacttgaaggagaaagagaaatcagaaaaaatgctCAAGGAAAGATGGCTACAGCATGAAGAAgctcaaaagcaaaaagcagaagaagaaagaaaaagaaaacaagccaCAGTTGAAGTCTGGAATAAACAGAAAGTAGTAGCATTTGAAATAGATCAAGCCTCACAACTAAAActagaagagaaagcaaaaaagcaacaaaaagagCGCCAAAGCCATGTGAAATTACTGTTGGAAAGGAATACCTtgcaaaaaaaagtaaaggaggAACTTGAAAAGCttgaaaatgagaagaaagaagaagctgaaaaggagggaaggaagaaaattgcTGCAGAAGTTTCTAAGTTTCAAGAGCAT GATCTACATAAACTGGAGCTAAGCATTTTGCAGAAACACGCTAAAGAGATagagaaacaggaaagagaaaaaagattgGCAAAGTTAAGAGAGAAG GTCGAGGTTCGGGTCACCAGAGACCGATCCAGGTTGAACCAACCTTCCAAGGGCTGGCAGGAACGCAG agctgtcccagcctggagaggagggtCGTAG